One segment of Desmodus rotundus isolate HL8 chromosome 6, HLdesRot8A.1, whole genome shotgun sequence DNA contains the following:
- the LOC112306891 gene encoding uncharacterized protein, translating into MLKCFDTKQQKSHAKYSVISQTFENLFCARRDPGDARSKQEGGNNTYGFRNGGLGFPNSAVPGECPGFLVPRPRCPLHLTTALCSLCVAIRPDCGTTVAVGEHENEPQTEPQQAENTGRKQDLHSDGNRPTAVAWVGWPVSLLPPLTEKLTTFPGTDGALSPVAQKRELHGKSSSKDVVWKHTSRDLEDEMRRTPEGKGSRARQCWKTLRGTMLHLHDLVYGKATPHSVVQPNGISQNSCGSWGVLPKSQEGEDHSPEEVYEEEVGEGSISPQQPLPSVAWWAQSNRADEAIQSDLGWWQDAKLESPPGSSPEGSRKGTGEKSRPLTLS; encoded by the exons ATGCTTAAGTGTTTTGAtactaaacaacaaaaaagtcatgCAAAATATTCAGTCATTTCACAAACGTTTGAGAACCTGTTCTGTGCCAGACGGGATCCTGGAGATGCAAGGTCTAAACAGGAAGGCGGAAACAATACCTATG GGTTCAGAAATGGAGGTCTGGGATTCCCAAATTCAGCGGTGCCCGGTGAGTGTCCTGGCTTCCTCGTGCCTCGGCCCCGTTGCCCGCTACACTTAACCACCGCCCTGTGCTCCCTGTGTGTTGCGATCAGGCCCGACTGTGGCACTACAGTGGCTGTGGGAGAACATGAAAATGAGCCTCAGACTGAACCTCAGCAGGCTGAGAACACAGGTCGGAAACAAGACTTGCACTCAGACGGCAACCGCCCAACCGCTGTGGCGTGGGTAGGGTGGCCAGTATCTCTGCTGCCACCATTGACAGAGAAACTGACCACATTCCCGGGAACAGATGGGGCCTTGTCTCCTGTTGCCCAGAAGAGGGAGCTACATGGTAAGAGTTCCAGTAAGGACGTGGTGTGGAAACACACCTCAAGGGACCTCGAGGACGAGATGAGGAGGACGCCAGAGGGCAAAGGATCCCGTGCGAGGCAGTGCTGGAAGACTTTGAGAGGAACTATGCTGCATTTGCACGATCTGGTTTATGGTAAAGCCACGCCACACAGCGTGGTGCAGCCCAATGGCATTTCCCAGAATTCCTGTGGAAGTTGGGGTGTTCTCCCTAAGTCCCAGGAGGGTGAAGACCACTCCCCTGAGGAAGTGTAtgaagaggaagtgggagaggggagCATCTCCCCACAGCAGCCCCTTCCCTCTGTGGCCTGGTGGGCCCAATCTAACAGAGCTGATGAAGCCATTCAGAGTGACCTGGGCTGGTGGCAGGATGCCAAGCTGGAAAGTCCCCCTGGGTCATCACCAGAAGGGAGTAGAAAGGGAACAGGGGAGAAGTCAAGACCTTTAACTTTATCCTAA
- the LOC112306892 gene encoding retinitis pigmentosa 9 protein homolog encodes MSSRPRHADSGAGGTRRPREPREPREQELQRRREQKRRRQDAQQLQQLKHLESFYEKPPPGLIKEDETRPEDCIPDVPGNEHAREFLAHAPTKGLWMPLGKEVKVMQCWRCKRYGHRTGDKECPFFIKGNQKLEQFRVAHEDPMYDIIRENKRHEKDIRIQQLKQLLEDSTSDDDGSSSSSSEDKERPKKRRKKEKHKKKKKEKKKKKKRKHKSSKSHESSDSD; translated from the exons ATGTCGTCCCGGCCCCGGCACGCCGACTCCGGGGCCGGGGGCACACGGCGGCCGCGGGAGCCGCGGGAGCCGCGGGAGCAGGAGCTGCAGCGGCGCCGGGAGCAGAAGCGGCGGCGGCAAGACgcgcagcagctgcagcagctcaaGCACCTGGAGTCCTT ttaCGAGAAACCTCCTCCTGGGCTTATCAAG GAAGATGAGACTAGGCCAGAAGACTGTATACCAGATGTACCGGGCAATGAACACGCCAGGGAGTTTCTGGCCCACGCGCCCACAAAAGGCCTTTGGATGCCGCTGGGGAAGGAGGTCAAAGTCATGCAGT gttGGCGCTGTAAACGGTATGGTCACCGAACAGGCGACAAAGAATGCCCTTTCTTTATCAAAGGCAACCAAAAGTTAGAACAGTTCCGAGTG GCACATGAGGATCCCATGTACGACATCATACGAGAGAATAAAAGACACGAGAAGGATATAAG GATACAACAGTTGAAGCAATTACTGGAAGATTCCACCTCGGATGATGATGGGAGCAGCTCCAGCTCCTCAGAGGATAAGGAGAGAcccaagaaaaggaggaagaaagaaaagcataagaaaaagaagaaagagaagaagaagaagaagaaacgaAAGCACAAGTCTTCCAAGTCACATGAGAGCTCAGACTCGGACTGA